In the genome of Gadus morhua chromosome 14, gadMor3.0, whole genome shotgun sequence, one region contains:
- the ano9b gene encoding anoctamin-9 isoform X2, producing MFCRKAKEDIELFDRDFPQKSPLLPVLAPQKSYDYVLVGHKDEEAEGDKETQRTIKQKAFIEMLRKKNIKVLEIPHDDKLFYGLRAPNEVFEDYKYLLKVSDACNWIEEPKAVVPQSTRIRIVHHILHHTYLDNGEDLHELLKQHVFETFFCLHEKKAQKELRTNWARWSSLFIRQPFSEVKAYFGEKVALYYLWLDWYTKLLVPAAVLGMLVFLYGLAFFNSNPLIKEVCESDIIMCPRCDKRCPVWNLSDTCAYAKVSHLFDNEATVAFAMSMAIWATLFLELWKRQRAKHVSKWKVYDWCEEEEELILDIVNDQDCKPKHFRHSYLRSMLVLILVTLMLVVIIGIAHAIVVFRVVAAPLLSEGSWEFIRDHANTVAVLLGAVLHYLTIQIMTRVNRWVALKLCDLEKTRSSTATERSFTVKMFTFQFFTLFSSLFYVAFFMGRINGYPGSYVRVAGRWRLEECHPSGCLTDLFIQMAVVMVLKQTLNNVFEFIVPWCKQFFLRRKAKRMERKCGHCYRKTCRDESGCVEPCDVCKLRNWLLNYHLADTNAFSLFNEFLEMVVQFSFTTIFVAAFPLAPLLALLNNIFEIRLDAIKMISLERRLVPKKTNDIGIWTNVLEAIGVLAVIANGLVIGISSDFIPRLLYRYYYGPCAVSGVYTNCMKGYIRNTLSTANLNETLVRKDFITAQLMTDGLNVTQCSYRDYRHHEDYTLTSQFWLILAVRFAFIILFEHVLVVCKFIAAWFVPNNPLQVKNQRLLDKQKRLKEELRQRRSRTTAGVNTPRSQTSSQWGPVAEPEELIW from the exons ATGTTCTGCAGAAAAGCCAAG GAGGACATCGAGCTGTTTGACAGGGATTTCCCTCAAAAATCTCCCCTTCTGCCCGTGTTG GCCCCCCAGAAGAGCTATGACTACGTGCTGGTGGGCCATAAGGAcgaggaggcagagggggacaAGGAGACCCAGAGGACCATAAAGCAGAAGGCCTTCATCGAGATGCTGAGGAAGAAGAACATCAAAGTGCTG GAAATCCCCCATGATGACAAGTTGTTCTACGGCCTGCGGGCCCCCAACGAGGTGTTTGAGGACTACAAGTACCTGCTCAAGGTCTCTGACGCCTGCAACTGGATCGAAGAACCCAAGGCGGTAGTCCCGCAGTCCACCCG GATCCGGATTGTTCACCACATCCTGCATCACACATATCTCGATAATGGAG aggacCTTCATGAGCTGCTGAAGCAGCATGTGTTTGAGACGTTCTTCTGTCTCCACGAG AAAAAGGCCCAGAAGGAACTGAGGACCAACTGGGCCCGGTGGTCCAGCCTGTTCATCCGCCAGCCGTTCAGCGAAGTCAA GGCGTACTTCGGGGAGAAGGTGGCGCTGTACTACCTGTGGCTGGACTGGTACACCAAGCTGCTGGTCCCGGCTGCCGTGCTGGGGATGCTGGTGTTCCTGTACGGCCTGGCCTTCTTCAACAGCAACCCGCTCAT TAAGGAGGTGTGTGAGTCTGACATCATTATGTGCCCGCGCTGTGACAAGAGGTGCCCGGTTTGGAACCTGTCGGACACGTGTGCGTACGCCAAG GTCAGCCATCTTTTTGACAATGAGGCCACGGTGGCCTTCGCCATGTCCATGGCCATATGGG CCACCCTGTTCCTGGAGCTGTGGAAGAGGCAGCGGGCCAAACACGTGTCCAAGTGGAAGGTCTACGActggtgtgaggaggag GAGGAGCTGATCCTGGACATCGTCAACGACCAGGACTGTAAACCCAAACACTTCAGGCACTCCTACCTCCGCAGCATGCTGGTGTTGATCCTCGTGACCCTGATG cTGGTGGTGATCATCGGGATCGCCCATGCCATCGTGGTCTTCCGCGTGGTGGCGGCCCCGCTGCTGTCGGAGGGCAGCTGGGAGTTCATCCGGGACCACGCCAACACGGTGGCCGTGCTGCTGGGGGCCGTACTGCACTACCTCACCATCCAGATCATGACCCGG GTCAACCGATGGGTGGCCCTCAAGCTGTGTGACCTAG AGAAAACGCGCTCGTCTACGGCCACGGAGAGGAGCTTCACCGTGAAGATGTTCACCTTCCAGTTCTTCACGCTGTTCTCCTCCCTGTTCTACGTGGCCTTCTTCATGGgcag GATCAACGGGTACCCGGGGAGCTACGTCCGTGTGGCCGGGcgctggaggctggaggag TGCCACCCCAGTGGGTGTCTGACGGACCTCTTCATCCAGATGGCCGTCGTCATGGTGCTCAAGCAGACGCTCAACAACGTCTTTGAATTCATTGTGCC CTGGTGTAAGCAGTTCTTCCTGAGGAGGAAGGcaaagaggatggagaggaagtGCGGGCACTGCTACAGGAAGACGTGTCGCGACGAGAGCGGCTGCGTGGAGCCGTGTGACGTCTGCAAGCTACGGAACTGGCTGCTCAACTACCACCTGGCCGACACAAACGCCTTCAGCCTCTTCAACGAGTTCCTGGAGATGG TGGTCCAGTTTAGCTTCACCACCATCTTTGTGGCGGCCTtccccctcgctcccctcctcgctctcctcaacAACATCTTTGAGATCCGTCTGGACGCCATCAAGATGATCAGCCTCGAGCGCCGGCTGGTCCCCAAGAAAACCAACGACATCG GTATCTGGACCAACGTGCTGGAGGCCATTGGGGTGCTGGCGGTGATCGCCAACGGCCTGGTCATCGGGATCTCCTCCGACTTCATCCCCCGCCTGCTGTACCGCTACTACTACGGGCCCTGTGCTGTCAGCGGGGTCTACACAAA CTGCATGAAGGGCTACATCAGGAACACGCTGTCCACGGCCAACCTCAACGAGACGTTGGTCCGGAAGGACTTCATCACCGCCCAGCTGATGACCGACGGCCTCAACGTCACGCAGTGCAG ctatAGGGACTACAGGCACCATGAAGACTACACTCTGACCTCCCAGTTCTGGCTCATACTGGCTGTGCGCTTTGCCTTCATCATCCTCTTCGAG CACGTGCTGGTGGTGTGTAAGTTCATCGCTGCCTGGTTCGTACCCAACAACCCGCTGCAGGTGAAGAACCAGCGACTGTTGGACAAGCAGAagaggctgaaggaggagctccg CCAGAGGAGAAGCAGAACCACAGCAGGTGTAAATACCCCCCGTTCACAGACGTCCTCACAGTGGGGTCCCGTTGCTGAGCCAGAGGAACTGATTTGGTGA
- the ano9b gene encoding anoctamin-9 isoform X1 — MFCRKAKEDIELFDRDFPQKSPLLPVLAPQKSYDYVLVGHKDEEAEGDKETQRTIKQKAFIEMLRKKNIKVLEIPHDDKLFYGLRAPNEVFEDYKYLLKVSDACNWIEEPKAVVPQSTRIRIVHHILHHTYLDNGAGGRQTEDLHELLKQHVFETFFCLHEKKAQKELRTNWARWSSLFIRQPFSEVKAYFGEKVALYYLWLDWYTKLLVPAAVLGMLVFLYGLAFFNSNPLIKEVCESDIIMCPRCDKRCPVWNLSDTCAYAKVSHLFDNEATVAFAMSMAIWATLFLELWKRQRAKHVSKWKVYDWCEEEEELILDIVNDQDCKPKHFRHSYLRSMLVLILVTLMLVVIIGIAHAIVVFRVVAAPLLSEGSWEFIRDHANTVAVLLGAVLHYLTIQIMTRVNRWVALKLCDLEKTRSSTATERSFTVKMFTFQFFTLFSSLFYVAFFMGRINGYPGSYVRVAGRWRLEECHPSGCLTDLFIQMAVVMVLKQTLNNVFEFIVPWCKQFFLRRKAKRMERKCGHCYRKTCRDESGCVEPCDVCKLRNWLLNYHLADTNAFSLFNEFLEMVVQFSFTTIFVAAFPLAPLLALLNNIFEIRLDAIKMISLERRLVPKKTNDIGIWTNVLEAIGVLAVIANGLVIGISSDFIPRLLYRYYYGPCAVSGVYTNCMKGYIRNTLSTANLNETLVRKDFITAQLMTDGLNVTQCSYRDYRHHEDYTLTSQFWLILAVRFAFIILFEHVLVVCKFIAAWFVPNNPLQVKNQRLLDKQKRLKEELRQRRSRTTAGVNTPRSQTSSQWGPVAEPEELIW; from the exons ATGTTCTGCAGAAAAGCCAAG GAGGACATCGAGCTGTTTGACAGGGATTTCCCTCAAAAATCTCCCCTTCTGCCCGTGTTG GCCCCCCAGAAGAGCTATGACTACGTGCTGGTGGGCCATAAGGAcgaggaggcagagggggacaAGGAGACCCAGAGGACCATAAAGCAGAAGGCCTTCATCGAGATGCTGAGGAAGAAGAACATCAAAGTGCTG GAAATCCCCCATGATGACAAGTTGTTCTACGGCCTGCGGGCCCCCAACGAGGTGTTTGAGGACTACAAGTACCTGCTCAAGGTCTCTGACGCCTGCAACTGGATCGAAGAACCCAAGGCGGTAGTCCCGCAGTCCACCCG GATCCGGATTGTTCACCACATCCTGCATCACACATATCTCGATAATGGAG cgggtggcaggcagacGG aggacCTTCATGAGCTGCTGAAGCAGCATGTGTTTGAGACGTTCTTCTGTCTCCACGAG AAAAAGGCCCAGAAGGAACTGAGGACCAACTGGGCCCGGTGGTCCAGCCTGTTCATCCGCCAGCCGTTCAGCGAAGTCAA GGCGTACTTCGGGGAGAAGGTGGCGCTGTACTACCTGTGGCTGGACTGGTACACCAAGCTGCTGGTCCCGGCTGCCGTGCTGGGGATGCTGGTGTTCCTGTACGGCCTGGCCTTCTTCAACAGCAACCCGCTCAT TAAGGAGGTGTGTGAGTCTGACATCATTATGTGCCCGCGCTGTGACAAGAGGTGCCCGGTTTGGAACCTGTCGGACACGTGTGCGTACGCCAAG GTCAGCCATCTTTTTGACAATGAGGCCACGGTGGCCTTCGCCATGTCCATGGCCATATGGG CCACCCTGTTCCTGGAGCTGTGGAAGAGGCAGCGGGCCAAACACGTGTCCAAGTGGAAGGTCTACGActggtgtgaggaggag GAGGAGCTGATCCTGGACATCGTCAACGACCAGGACTGTAAACCCAAACACTTCAGGCACTCCTACCTCCGCAGCATGCTGGTGTTGATCCTCGTGACCCTGATG cTGGTGGTGATCATCGGGATCGCCCATGCCATCGTGGTCTTCCGCGTGGTGGCGGCCCCGCTGCTGTCGGAGGGCAGCTGGGAGTTCATCCGGGACCACGCCAACACGGTGGCCGTGCTGCTGGGGGCCGTACTGCACTACCTCACCATCCAGATCATGACCCGG GTCAACCGATGGGTGGCCCTCAAGCTGTGTGACCTAG AGAAAACGCGCTCGTCTACGGCCACGGAGAGGAGCTTCACCGTGAAGATGTTCACCTTCCAGTTCTTCACGCTGTTCTCCTCCCTGTTCTACGTGGCCTTCTTCATGGgcag GATCAACGGGTACCCGGGGAGCTACGTCCGTGTGGCCGGGcgctggaggctggaggag TGCCACCCCAGTGGGTGTCTGACGGACCTCTTCATCCAGATGGCCGTCGTCATGGTGCTCAAGCAGACGCTCAACAACGTCTTTGAATTCATTGTGCC CTGGTGTAAGCAGTTCTTCCTGAGGAGGAAGGcaaagaggatggagaggaagtGCGGGCACTGCTACAGGAAGACGTGTCGCGACGAGAGCGGCTGCGTGGAGCCGTGTGACGTCTGCAAGCTACGGAACTGGCTGCTCAACTACCACCTGGCCGACACAAACGCCTTCAGCCTCTTCAACGAGTTCCTGGAGATGG TGGTCCAGTTTAGCTTCACCACCATCTTTGTGGCGGCCTtccccctcgctcccctcctcgctctcctcaacAACATCTTTGAGATCCGTCTGGACGCCATCAAGATGATCAGCCTCGAGCGCCGGCTGGTCCCCAAGAAAACCAACGACATCG GTATCTGGACCAACGTGCTGGAGGCCATTGGGGTGCTGGCGGTGATCGCCAACGGCCTGGTCATCGGGATCTCCTCCGACTTCATCCCCCGCCTGCTGTACCGCTACTACTACGGGCCCTGTGCTGTCAGCGGGGTCTACACAAA CTGCATGAAGGGCTACATCAGGAACACGCTGTCCACGGCCAACCTCAACGAGACGTTGGTCCGGAAGGACTTCATCACCGCCCAGCTGATGACCGACGGCCTCAACGTCACGCAGTGCAG ctatAGGGACTACAGGCACCATGAAGACTACACTCTGACCTCCCAGTTCTGGCTCATACTGGCTGTGCGCTTTGCCTTCATCATCCTCTTCGAG CACGTGCTGGTGGTGTGTAAGTTCATCGCTGCCTGGTTCGTACCCAACAACCCGCTGCAGGTGAAGAACCAGCGACTGTTGGACAAGCAGAagaggctgaaggaggagctccg CCAGAGGAGAAGCAGAACCACAGCAGGTGTAAATACCCCCCGTTCACAGACGTCCTCACAGTGGGGTCCCGTTGCTGAGCCAGAGGAACTGATTTGGTGA
- the tssc4 gene encoding U5 small nuclear ribonucleoprotein TSSC4, which yields MCDRLSAGGGREPRIRGGVVKVPGDLELSDSDPEDPGAGPPLDAEVRELNSSSEEEEEEEEEVATVRCGRPLPAAPLSNFSLKGGNSSFSFRSRNIFDCLDTVAKETSSPGKDGVAMETASPPGKDGVAMETASPPGKDGVAMVTSPKPGQDGAVDGVFVRPSPPPPLGCGKKTGGPQAGRKRHVTEGPGDPVQVPARRGAPDYLLHPERWTRYSLEEVAETSDSRNRSVALQYLLSLQQSQEPAPGPEGACFVPPDPSCAPAPEGSVGPSPHRIIFSRPGRGPGREERGDEGRAAPDGGGRRGGLSHLQEEEEEEDLDCSTAAVPPKVEQRKRKMGPGRGGGGLMEEEEEEEKSEPEVAPEFASFRKAHRKNYRKTSEQEDE from the coding sequence ATGTGTGACCGCCTCTCTGCCGGCGGAGGCCGCGAGCCGCGGATCCGCGGGGGCGTGGTCAAGGTGCCGGGCGACCTGGAGCTGAGCGACTCTGACCCCGAGGACCCGGGGGCCGGCCCCCCACTGGACGCCGAGGTCAGGGAGCTGAACTCctccagcgaggaggaggaggaggaggaggaggaggtggcgacGGTGCGCTGCGGCCGCCCGCTGCCCGCCGCACCGCTCAGCAACTTCAGCCTGAAGGGCGGCAACAGCAGCTTCTCCTTCCGCAGCCGCAACATCTTCGACTGCCTGGACACCGTCGCCAAGGAGACCTCCTCGCCGGGCAAGGACGGCGTCGCTATGGAGACCGCTTCCCCGCCGGGCAAGGACGGCGTCGCTATGGAGACCGCCTCCCCGCCGGGCAAGGACGGCGTCGCTATGGTGACGTCCCCCAAGCCGGGGCAGGACGGCGCCGTCGACGGGGTCTTCGTGAGGCCCTCGCCTCCGCCGCCACTTGGCTGCGGGAAGAAGACCGGCGGGCCGCAGGCGGGGCGGAAGCGCCACGTTACCGAGGGCCCCGGGGACCCGGTCCAGGTCCCGGCCCGCAGAGGGGCCCCGGACTACCTGCTGCACCCGGAGCGCTGGACACGCTacagcctggaggaggtggcggagacCAGCGACAGCCGCAACCGAAGCGTGGCGCTGCAGTACCTCCTCAGCCTGCAGCAGAGCCAGGagccggccccggggcccgaggGGGCCTGCTTCGTCCCCCCCGACCCGTCCTGCGCCCCGGCCCCCGAGGGCAGCGTGGGGCCCTCCCCCCACAGGATCATCTTCTCCAGGCCCGGCCGGGGCCCCGggagggaggagcggggggaCGAGGGGAGAGCGGCCCCAgacggggggggaaggaggggaggtcTGAGCcacctgcaggaggaggaggaggaggaggacctggacTGCAGCACGGCCGCAGTGCCTCCCAAGgtggagcagaggaagaggaagatggggcctgggagaggaggcggagggctgatggaggaggaggaggaggaggagaagagcgaACCAGAAGTCGCGCCAGAGTTCGCCTCCTTCAGGAAGGCTCACCGCAAGAACTACAGGAAGACGTCGGAGCAGGAGGATGAATGA